A genomic window from Plasmodium chabaudi chabaudi strain AS genome assembly, chromosome: 8 includes:
- a CDS encoding E3 ubiquitin-protein ligase, putative has protein sequence MDNNKEVKKKSFLKNWNINYLSNNFNNFIKNNIHNKSENNSGIKIGISNGTADNTSKNDYNLMDNNIHITDIREMNDININNIKNIRPDYYGKGYSTTEIGNNNTCINNHKYNNYNTNSNDIPINFIHTNDKEKTHMNFSGTYNKINFQNLHQTSISSNVENNIEDNKTSFIDMNSIKENSSSYNKCVYRNFHNCNNNNSDTMNTQYNIDYNKCTIDDKNNIKIENTKDNNNSNTENTNNNDQSRNKFDINNEYCMNKNRLINENNSGCKNNTINLNNQGNENNNISNNNGQSSFNNNRSCSVSSMISSNSSIPSSVYSGQSSNYSQTDRINQKKHKISRTNGSNDNNVNKRSSSVSHTINNNSNDRTYYPHENSHLDWNSNENNNPLSEEQANKNVQKENYNIYRSELNKNISTYTSNYRNTPTCFTQNRITTNSSTNTSSETRPHSSECILNDNPNSGYRGHDGNRSNCKDDRYNINSNFVNTNTENKKPSIFSNDNNHNSNNNNKDDSEIFTDTRRGLNQYSQDIDTKYSRFSNNAYSENHNNHMRMSNDGQGNSGREGGGDDRYDRRDRYEKRGGRSYDNNGQGNGGDSDGGSGDNNGQGNREGDSEGDSDDGTSRKKSKNRRKQSSMDDEVERKNNNSLNLDMLNPEERKREAEKYKVLGNQSYKLGYFESAIDYYTKAIQYDNTNHVYFTNRALCYKKQKLWKLANIDARQALNLEEESVKAHFILGLTLLHLNSLEEGLKKLTKAKTLSSYLKDSNESEINRYILQAKKLIYLRDEQTKQLKYAELQSFFIEKINLLNQMGYITNEEKFLRTEQTEDLFKEVLGTFQKKQIPDYLCCKISMCLMNEPVITPSGVTYDKIFLYEHVKHNGSFDPVSREQFSIREVIPNYAIKEATDNFLKTNPWAFEE, from the coding sequence atggataataataaggaagtgaaaaaaaaaagttttttgaaaaactggaatattaattatttgtcaaataatttcaacaattttattaaaaataacattcATAATAAAAGCGAAAATAATAGCGGTATTAAAATTGGCATTAGTAATGGCACTGCCGATAATACTAGCAAGAATGACTATAATTTAATGGATAATAACATACACATAACTGACATTAGAGAAATGAAtgatataaacataaataatataaaaaatattcgcCCTGATTATTATGGGAAAGGATATTCTACGACTGAAATTGGAAATAACAATACATGCATTAAtaatcataaatataataactaCAACACCAACAGTAATGATATtccaataaattttattcatacTAATGATAAGGAAAAAACACATATGAATTTTTCTGGTACATACAATAAAATcaattttcaaaatctTCATCAAACTAGTATATCATCTAATgtggaaaataatatagaagaTAACAAAACCAGCTTTATCGATATGAATTCCATAAAAGAGAATAGCAGTAGCTATAataaatgtgtatatagaaattttcacaattgtaataataataattccgATACAATGAATAcacaatataatatagactataataaatgcacaattgatgataaaaataatattaaaattgaaaacacaaaagataataataattccaATACTGAAAATACTAATAACAATGATCAATCTAGAAATAAATTCGATATAAACAATGAATATtgtatgaataaaaatcgACTTATTAATGAGAATAATAGCggatgtaaaaataatacaataaatttaaacaaCCAAGGAaacgaaaataataatatttctaataataatggccaatcatcatttaataataatcgaTCATGTTCTGTTTCTTCTATGATATCTTCCAACTCTTCAATCCCTTCATCTGTTTACTCTGGTCAATCGTCTAATTATTCTCAAACCGATAGAATTAATCAGAAAAAGCATAAAATATCGAGAACTAATGGctcaaatgataataatgttaataaaaggAGTAGCAGCGTATCTCAtactataaataataatagcaatGATCGTACTTATTATCCCCATGAAAATTCGCACCTTGATTGGAATAGCaacgaaaataataatcctCTCTCAGAGGAACAAGCTAATAAAAACGtccaaaaagaaaattataatatttatcgatcagaattaaataaaaatatatcaaccTATACATCCAATTATCGGAATACCCCTACGTGTTTTACTCAGAATCGTATAACTACTAATTCGAGTACAAATACAAGCTCTGAAACACGACCCCATTCTTCTGAATGTATCTTAAATGATAACCCTAATAGTGGCTATAGGGGTCATGATGGCAATAGAAGCAATTGCAAGGATGATCGATACAACATAAACTccaattttgtaaatactaatacagaaaataaaaagccTTCCATTTTTAGCAACGATAATAATCATAACAGTAATAACAACAATAAAGATGATAGTGAAATTTTTACCGATACCCGAAGAGGCTTAAACCAATATTCCCAAGACATTGACACAAAATATTCTCGATTTAgtaataatgcatatagTGAGAATCATAATAACCATATGAGAATGAGCAACGATGGACAGGGAAATAGTGGCCGAGAGGGCGGGGGAGACGACAGATATGATAGGCGTGATAGATATGAGAAACGGGGAGGGAGAAGCTATGACAATAATGGGCAAGGAAATGGAGGGGATAGCGATGGCGGAAGTGGAGATAATAATGGACAAGGAAATCGCGAAGGAGATAGCGAAGGGGATAGTGATGATGGCACTAGCCGAAAGAAGAGTAAAAATCGTCGCAAACAAAGTAGCATGGATGATGAAgtagaaagaaaaaataataattcactAAATTTAGATATGTTAAACCCCgaagaaagaaaaagagaagccgaaaaatataaagtatTAGGAAACCAAAGTTATAAATTAGGTTATTTTGAATCCGCAATAGattattatacaaaagCTATACAATATGATAATACAAATcatgtttattttactaATCGAGCattatgttataaaaaacaaaaattatggaAATTAGCAAATATAGATGCAAGGCAAGCATTAAATTTAGAAGAAGAATCCGTAAAGGCTCATTTTATACTTGGATTAACTTTATTGCATCTAAATAGTTTAGAAGAaggattaaaaaaattaacaaaagcAAAAACATTATCTAGCTATTTAAAAGATTCTAACGAAAGTGAAATCaatagatatattttacaagcaaaaaaattaatatatctgCGTGATGAACAAACGAAGCAGCTAAAATATGCGGAATTacaatcattttttattgaaaagattaatttattaaaccAAATGGGGTACATAactaatgaagaaaaatttttaagaaCAGAACAAACAGAAGACCTATTTAAAGAAGTATTAGGAACTTTCCAAAAAAAGCAAATTCCAGATTATTTATGTTGTAAAATATCTATGTGTTTAATGAATGAACCTGTTATTACTCCAAGTGGTGTGacatatgataaaatttttttgtatgaaCATGTAAAACACAATGGCTCATTTGATCCAGTAAGTAGAGAGCAGTTTTCTATTCGAGAGGTTATACCTAATTATGCCATTAAAGAGGCAactgataattttttgaagaCAAACCCATGGGCCTTTGAAGAATAA
- a CDS encoding mediator of RNA polymerase II transcription subunit 10, putative translates to MKGNKGRIKLKIQLGSENSNTESSLVKTKGSVYSDSNQSKENFKGDDNNSNASDKNLKDNNLEKKIVSVISKLTKIACICENKKPTNLNNIENNSEHIKLCKKLIKQMYKYEKCLININNYVNDKSNNLDEVTFPTGLIKAVDNYMSADVWIYKYLLVECKKYNDKYRNIIQNISTFDATLKHKILNEDANQIVMPIYSPVSEDKMPFLDDSHKNYYKNVHIPKELAQNYIESATKEKEPLEGEGSNEQEEHQLTSE, encoded by the coding sequence atgaaaGGAAATAAGGgaagaataaaattaaaaatacagCTAGGGAGTGAAAATAGCAATACTGAAAGTAGTTTAGTAAAAACTAAGGGTTCAGTTTACAGTGATTCGAATCAAagtaaagaaaattttaaaggcgatgataataatagtaacgCATCTGATAAAAATCTTAAAGACAacaatttagaaaaaaaaatagtttcaGTTATATCTAAGTTAACCAAAATAGCTTGTAtatgtgaaaataaaaaacctACTAATTTGAAcaatattgaaaataatagcgAGCATATAAAactttgtaaaaaattaataaagcAAATGtacaaatatgaaaaatgtttaattaatataaataattatgtaaatgACAAAAGTAATAATCTTGATGAAGTTACATTTCCTACTGGCCTAATCAAAGCAGTTGATAATTACATGAGTGCCGATGtatggatatataaatatttattagttGAATGCAAGAAGTATAACGACAAATACAGAAATATAATACAGAATATTTCTACATTTGACGCAACATTGAAACATAAAATTCTTAACGAAGACGCTAACCAAATTGTTATGCCTATTTATTCCCCTGTTTCCGAAGATAAAATGCCATTTTTAGATGATtcacataaaaattattataaaaacgtACACATACCTAAAGAGCTTGCTCAAAATTATATCGAATCAGCGACTAAAGAAAAGGAGCCCCTTGAGGGTGAAGGATCGAATGAACAAGAAGAACATCAGCTAACAAGTGAATAG
- a CDS encoding ribosomal protein S8e, putative, producing MPQNDYIELHRKRYGYRFDYFEKTRKKEARKVHKESLKAKKLRGIKAKIYNKKKYTEKVNLKKTIKSHELKDAKSSQKIHDENGLPAYLLERNQTQRTKVLTNLLKQKRKSKAGKWELPVPKIQALNEGEMLRVVKSGKRRRKTWKRLIDKVSFVGNDFTRKNPKFERYIRPSSLRFKKANVYHSELKTTLSLDILSVKVNPQSNLYTNLGIITKGTIIEVNVSDLGLVTQSGKVIWAKFAQVTNNPELDGCINATLLV from the coding sequence ATGCCGCAGAACGATTATATCGAGCTTCACAGGAAAAGATATGGGTATCgatttgattattttgaGAAAACCCGAAAAAAGGAAGCTAGAAAAGTTCATAAAGAATCATTAAAAGCTAAAAAACTAAGAGGAATAAAagcaaaaatatacaataaaaagaaatataccGAAAAAGTAAATCTTaagaaaacaataaaatcaCATGAACTTAAGGATGCAAAAAGCTCTCAAAAAATACATGATGAAAATGGATTAcctgcatatttattagaaAGAAATCAAACACAACGAACTAAAGTTTTAACAAATTTacttaaacaaaaaagaaaaagtaaAGCAGGAAAATGGGAACTTCCTGTACCTAAAATTCAGGCATTAAATGAAGGTGAAATGCTAAGAGTTGTAAAATCAGGtaaaagaagaagaaaaacaTGGAAAAGATTAATAGATAAAGTATCATTTGTTGGCAATGATTTTACAAGAAAAAACCCAAAATTCGAAAGATATATTAGACCTAGTAGTTtaagatttaaaaaagcaaaTGTATATCACAGCGAATTAAAAACAACACTTTCTTTGGATATATTAAGTGTTAAGGTTAATCCTCaatcaaatttatatacaaatttaggAATTATAACAAAAGGAACAATAATAGAAGTTAATGTAAGTGATTTGGGTCTTGTTACCCAATCAGGGAAAGTTATATGGGCAAAATTTGCACAAGTAACAAATAATCCAGAGCTTGATGGATGTATTAACGCTACATTACttgtttaa
- a CDS encoding RAP protein, putative — protein sequence MFFFVNTYLLVTYLIYAIAIILLFIQHGDANIVPKVLCKNDYTRYIYSTINKPTYQLNVKQITNKSLNLASRSQKRRLGISYYYIGDSNEGVGAFIHAFNKKHQFVKPKNGSGFIGYSLFREKGGNRWKKQLKKTHSIFIKKTNKHIADKNIDDMINENDDINDEIDENGDSEASEDNLSAASHDNNFKMNDGDTIKPKESNYDLINDYILLKKNSKSIKELIKEGVWVCPKENIKIIRERTNKKINWNYILKKNNELLKNNVDKIYDDIYDKQNVDDIFFAFDTYPFSYLNVTMSVFSLYKIAKNYLNEKRQKVDNMDGTKYNFYNLQTKNSDTNDNINNYGKQLMNNFLAMDNTHNDIDDDASILKIKNERKRLYSITRNRNFMRIIGSINKHLKIIYKIFSTNSKLSTYEKNKNIYAYIPYINIRDIIIILKSFSILKYDHANIYKYIYFYIIFFIDKFDIYNLCEAVHMCIVKNVYIKPLFQNFSKYLLQYFEKNSQPEIQTNQLATQPYPHQEREAVISSHIQMDNSNIDHIDNTANDSNDNEEKQIVKDSTSSNEVEAVNTITRKEEDEVQSLYDEINVEDVYKSMLDILKTNGKKKEDKKLNKDDKNCSDMFEVFNGKNFTYSIYHSGNYSNLNTPTNDASKDEKSKKSEDLKMFSPQDKRSDKMNILQNGNFDESVSNSEDGTSVIHNTTNDNNNDCTSRSINFYVYCLYTLSKFPYTNIKLLKIITSKLSKIVEQLTIEELIISFYSLANLEFNCFKLLNHLYVLIFKKLPSLDYRNTGLILKLIKALYTVNNLVNVKEDTNINFNQTPEEISQTKNGVINSKNNTGINMPSVKFLMIYFVSKLILKNINNFSPIELVDVVRYLSSMDYIDKELFSFVYNLSFFKNLNTETLNYYKNNIYFNQSYYAYTKDNSINTPIEIMICKLYQSYLAYRGLYAADTNNNENNTTQNIALRNDKHIRDILEKNDQINMFVFNKDVLELFKNTYLNNMKISSYSTSSLHYEIADIIKKDFKIPCHVEYQTENGLFIDIAILYEDLKKVKKNIPFFKNIAIEINGPFHYKTKSLTTDYPLLNTKTILKRKLLNNEGWNVISFPFWEVKPWFTKTRKENYILKMLPEDLKSFFNEIKSL from the exons atgttttttttcgttaatacatatttattggtaacttatttaatatatgccATAGCtattatacttttatttatacaacaTGGCGATGCAAATATTGTGCCTAAAGTACTCTGCAAAAATGATTACACgagatatatttattcgaCAATAAATAAGCCAACTTATCAGTTAAATGTAAAACAGataacaaataaaagttTAAATTTGGCAAGTAGAAGCCAAAAAAGAAGGCTGGGTATTTCCTATTACTATATTGGGGATAGCAATGAAGGAGTAGGCGCCTTTATTCAcgcatttaataaaaaacatcaGTTTGTAAAACCGAAGAATGGATCCGGTTTTATCGGTTATTCTCTGTTTAGAGAAAAGGGGGGGAATAGATGGAAAAAAcaactaaaaaaaacgcattctatatttataaaaaaaacaaacaagCATATAgctgataaaaatattgatgaTATGATTAACGAAAACGATGATATAAATGACGAAATTGACGAGAATGGTGATAGCGAGGCATCTGAAGACAATTTGAGTGCCGCATCCCATGATAACAATTTCAAGATGAATGATGGTGATACGATAAAACCAAAAGAAAGCAACTatgatttaataaatgattatatattgctaaaaaaaaatagtaaaagtataaaagaattaataaaagaagGTGTATGGGTATGTCCTAAAgagaatattaaaattatcagGGAACGaactaataaaaaaataaattggaattatattttaaaaaaaaataacgaattattaaaaaataatgttgaTAAGATTtatgatgatatatatgataaacaaaatgttgatgatatattttttgcttttGATACATATCCTTTTAGTTATTTAAATGTTACCATGAGTGTATTTTCTTTGTATAAAAttgcaaaaaattatctgaacgaaaaaagacaaaaagTTGATAATATGGATGGGacaaaatacaatttttacaatttgcaaacaaaaaatagcgacacaaatgataatataaataattatggaAAACAGTTAATGAACAATTTCTTAGCCATGGATAACACACATAACGATATTGATGATGATGCaagtattttaaaaataaaaaatgaaagaaaaagatTATATAGTATTACACGAAATAGAAATTTTATGAGAATTATTGGATCTATCAAtaaacatttaaaaatcatttataaaatattttcaactAATAGCAAATTATCAacttatgaaaaaaataaaaatatatatgcatatataccatatataaatattagggatataattataattctaaaatcattttctatattaaaatatgatcatgcaaatatatataaatatatttatttttatattattttttttattgataaGTTTGATATCTACAATCTATGTGAGGCTGTGCATATGTGTATTGTCAAAAATGTCTACATTAAGCCACTTTTCCAAaacttttcaaaatatttactgCAATACTTTGAAAAGAATAGTCAGCCCGAAATTCAGACCAATCAGCTAGCTACACAACCATATCCTCATCAAGAAAGAGAAGCTGTTATATCATCACATATACAAATGGATAATAGTAATATCGATCATATAGATAATACGGCAAATGATTCCAATGATAACGAAGAGAAACAAATAGTAAAAGATAGTACATCGTCGAATGAAGTAGAAGCAGTTAATACTATAACACGAAAGGAAGAAGATGAAGTTCAATCATTATATGATGAAATTAACGTAGAAGATGTTTATAAAAGTATGCTTGACATTTTAAAAACGAAcgggaaaaaaaaagaggataaaaaattaaataaagatgataaaaattgcTCCGATATGTTTGAGGTTtttaatggaaaaaattttaCTTATTCTATTTACCATTCTGGGaattattcaaatttaaatacCCCTACTAATGATGCAtcaaaagatgaaaaatcaaaaaaatctGAAGATCTAAAAATGTTCAGTCCTCAAGATAAAAGAAGTGATAAgatgaatattttacaaaatggAAATTTTGATGAAAGTGTTTCAAATTCAGAAGACGGAACATCAGTAATTCATAACACTACTAATGATAATAACAATGATTGTACCTCTCGATCTATAAACTTTTATGTCTATTGCTTATATACATTGTCCAAGTTTCCCTATACAAATATCaaacttttaaaaatcaTTACTTCTAAATTGTCAAAAATTGTTGAACAGTTAACTATAGAAGAGTTAATTATATCGTTTTATAGCTTAGCAAATTTAGAATtcaattgttttaaattacTAAATCATTTGtatgtattaatatttaaaaaattaccaTCCTTAGATTATAGAAATACTGGGCTTATactaaaattaataaaagcaTTATATACAGTTAACAATTTAGTTAATGTAAAAGAagatacaaatataaattttaatcaAACACCTGAAGAAATTTCGCAAACGAAAAATGGTGTAATcaatagtaaaaataataccgGTATCAATATGCCCTCAGTGAAATTTCTCATGATTTATTTCGTTTCAAAACTTattcttaaaaatataaataatttttcaccAATCGAATTAGTAGATGTTGTTCGATATTTATCATCAATGGACTATATTGACAAAGAACTTTTTagttttgtttataatttatctttttttaaaaatttaaacacAGAGacattaaattattacaaaaataacatatatttcaaCCAATCATATTATGCCTATACAAAAGATAACAGCATAAATACACCTATCGAAATTATGATTTGCAAGTTGTATCAATCTTATCTTGCATATCGAGGATTATATGCTGCTGatactaataataatgaaaataatactaCTCAAAACATAGCACTTAGAAATGACAAGCATATTAGAGACATTctcgaaaaaaatgatcaaataaatatgtttgtatttaataaagatgttttagaattatttaaaaatacgtatttaaataatatgaaaatatcaTCATACAGTACATCCTCGTTACATTACGAAATAGCcgatattataaaaaaagattttAAAATACCATGCCATGTTGAATATCAAACTGAAAATGGATTATTCATAGATATTGCTATACTATATGAAGACCTtaaaaaagtgaaaaaaaatattcctttttttaaaaacatagCTATTGAAATAAATGGTCCTTTCCACTACAAAACAAAATCATTAACTACGGATTATCCATTACTTAATACGAagacaattttaaaaagaaa ATTACTAAATAATGAAGGATGGAATGTTATTTCTTTTCCCTTTTGGGAAGTTAAACCATG gTTTACCAAAACAAGAAAGGAAAATTACATTTTAAAGATGCTTCCTGAGGACTTGAAATCATTCtttaatgaaattaaaagtttataa